Below is a window of Streptomyces sp. ITFR-16 DNA.
GTCTGGTCGCATACGCGTGGGCGATGCCGTCCATGCAACCGCACCGGTCGCACTCGCTGTTCCCGGCGCGGCCCCTCGGTCTTCCCGGGCGGCGCGTACGCGACCGCCGCCCATGCCTCGCACAAGTGACCGAGCAATGCGTGTTTGAAAGCCCCGGCACGGTAAACACGGTCCTTGACACCGTCTTTAAACCACCAGGTAGGAGAGGCATTATGGGCATCATTGCTTGGATTCTCATCGGGCTGCTCGCGGGCCTCATCGCCAAGGCACTCATGCCGGGCAAGGACCCCGGGGGCATCATCATCACGATGCTCATCGGTATCGCGGGCGGTCTGCTCGGCGGCTGGCTCGGCAAGGTGATCTTCGGCGTCGACTCCATCGACGGGTTCTTCGACATCTCCACCTGGATCGCCGCCATCGTCGGCTCGATGATTCTGCTCGCGCTCTACCGCGTCTTCACCGGCAACCGCCGCCACGCCTGACCCGTCGTACCCCCGGAACGCGTGAAGCGGCTCCGCCCGGAGAGGGCGGAGCCGCTTCACGCGTTCCGGCGGCCGTCAGGGCGCTCGTGGCCCGCCTCGGACCGGATCAGCGCGCCGGCGGGTAGACCCGGAAGTTCCAGGGCCGTCGGCGCCGCGTCGGCTGCGGGGTCAGGGCTCCCTCTCTCGGCGGCGGCGCGGTCTCGACGTACAGCGGGCTCGCCACGATCAGGCGGTGCTGTCCGTCCACGGGTTCGAA
It encodes the following:
- a CDS encoding GlsB/YeaQ/YmgE family stress response membrane protein — translated: MGIIAWILIGLLAGLIAKALMPGKDPGGIIITMLIGIAGGLLGGWLGKVIFGVDSIDGFFDISTWIAAIVGSMILLALYRVFTGNRRHA